A window of the Xenopus laevis strain J_2021 chromosome 9_10L, Xenopus_laevis_v10.1, whole genome shotgun sequence genome harbors these coding sequences:
- the rbm12.L gene encoding RNA binding motif protein 12 L homeolog: protein MAVVIRLQGLPIVAGTMDIRHFFSGLTIPDGGVHIVGGELGEAFIVFATDEDARLGMMRTGGTIKGSKVSLLLSSKTEMQNMIELSRRRFETANADLPPANPSRAVLTPTPGMGSTTVLSRVNLPTTVPSFSSPSTSAVSTVTSAIESSKNITTFSTSNIGSAPQTLSTPYGNQTYASTVPSTPSPLTAVPPPPMPTIPALPPLPAIPSIPPMPVPPPVPTLPPVPPVPPIPPVPPVPSMAPLPPMSGIPPINPPPVGPVPAGMNGSGSSMSNNINPLFLGPVHTMSLSSPNAMKPPPLNHDDPYVCLHGLPLPVSEADIKELFHGLRIDGIVILTDPMGRHNGSALVKLITPHDTFEALKRNRMLMGQRFIEVSPATERQWIVNGGHMLKQQNVGHHGPPPLMQQLITRSKSPNPQSRPRSRSPHEHGFCVYLKGLPYEAENKHVIDFFKKLNIVEDSIYIAYGSNGKATGEGFLEFRNEEDYKSALCRHKQYMGNRFVQVHPITKKAMLEKIDMIHKKMQSYNYGEHKDAPLDAEFDKHGPRLWGHLSNLPYSIMRKDISHFFISEGFAIDENFVQLLTDNNGQCIGQALVQFRSEDDARKSERLHRKKLNGRDVFLHIVNAEERNDIELNPPLHGRRSSKMPVYVNPPSVETNSVSDEFSFPGSGIKDANGPNFNFPGNFPGPNNFGLPPPVLGSTFVEPRPPPPMPANVSSAPVDPQGFGNSPNSFGAPPSPFGSGGPPPFGSGPPNANIPPNFNPAPPNIGSGPAILNAPPGFGPGNMAVSGPPGFVAGSAKSGPTVIRVQNMPFTVTVDEILDFFYGYQLIPGSVCLKFSDKGMPTGEAMVAFESRDEAMAAVVDLNERPIGSRKVKLTLG from the coding sequence ATGGCTGTGGTCATACGCTTGCAAGGTTTGCCCATTGTGGCGGGGACCATGGACATTCGCCATTTCTTCTCTGGATTAACCATTCCTGATGGTGGTGTGCATATTGTAGGGGGTGAACTGGGTGAGGCATTCATCGTTTTTGCCACTGATGAAGATGCACGGCTTGGTATGATGCGTACAGGCGGTACAATCAAAGGGTCAAAAGTGTCCTTATTGCTGAGCAGCAAAACGGAAATGCAAAACATGATTGAGCTTAGCCGTAGGCGGTTTGAAACCGCAAATGCAGATCTGCCGCCTGCAAACCCTAGCAGAGCTGTACTGACGCCTACCCCTGGAATGGGCAGTACCACTGTGCTGAGCAGGGTAAATTTGCCAACAACTGTACCCAGTTTTAGCAGCCCTTCAACTAGCGCTGTTTCCACAGTTACttctgcaattgaaagcagtaaaaACATAACTACGTTTTCAACATCCAACATTGGATCTGCTCCACAAACCCTTAGTACTCCTTATGGTAACCAAACCTATGCTTCTACAGTGCCTAGTACACCCTCCCCTTTGACTGCAGTACCACCACCTCCAATGCCGACAATTCCCGCTTTGCCACCCTTGCCTGCTATTCCCTCAATTCCCCCTATGCCAGTTCCCCCACCAGTACCAACACTGCCTCCAGTCCCCCCTGTTCCACCAATACCCCCTGTTCCTCCAGTGCCATCCATGGCTCCACTTCCACCAATGTCTGGCATACCACCCATAAACCCCCCTCCTGTAGGCCCAGTGCCTGCTGGTATGAATGGCTCAGGTTCCTCAATGAGCAATAACATCAACCCACTATTTTTAGGCCCTGTACATACAATGTCATTAAGTTCTCCAAATGCTATGAAGCCACCTCCTTTAAATCATGATGATCCATATGTGTGTCTTCATGGTCTGCCCCTTCCTGTATCAGAAGCTGATATTAAGGAGCTTTTCCACGGGTTACGGATAGATGGTATTGTGATTCTAACAGATCCTATGGGCCGGCATAATGGTAGTGCATTGGTGAAACTAATTACCCCTCATGACACATTTGAAGCTCTGAAGCGTAACCGAATGCTGATGGGCCAGCGTTTCATAGAAGTCAGTCCTGCTACAGAGAGACAGTGGATAGTTAATGGTGGTCATAtgttaaaacaacaaaatgttggTCATCACGGACCTCCTCCTTTGATGCAGCAACTAATAACCAGATCTAAATCGCCCAATCCACAGTCTCGCCCTAGGTCCAGATCCCCACATGAACATGGCTTCTGTGTGTATCTGAAAGGTTTGCCCTATGAGGCAGAAAATAAACATGTCatagatttctttaaaaaattaaacattgttGAAGACAGTATATACATAGCCTATGGTTCCAATGGCAAAGCAACAGGTGAAGGTTTTCTTGAGTTTAGGAATGAAGAGGACTATAAATCAGCCTTATGCCGCCACAAGCAATACATGGGAAATCGTTTTGTGCAAGTCCATCCCATAACGAAAAAGGCAATGCTAGAAAAGATAGACATGATTCATAAGAAAATGCAAAGCTACAATTACGGTGAGCATAAAGATGCACCCTTGGATGCAGAGTTTGATAAACATGGCCCTAGACTGTGGGGTCACCTGTCCAATTTACCGTATAGTATTATGAGAAAGGATATAAGTCACTTCTTCATCTCTGAAGGTTTTGCAATTGATGAGAACTTTGTACAGCTCCTTACAGATAACAATGGGCAATGTATAGGACAGGCACTGGTTCAGTTTAGGAGTGAGGATGATGCTCGGAAATCTGAGCGTCTGCACCGAAAAAAGTTGAATGGGAGAGATGTTTTCTTACATATAGTTAATGCAGAGGAGAGAAATGATATAGAGCTTAATCCACCGTTACATGGTAGGAGAAGCTCCAAAATGCCTGTATATGTGAACCCCCCATCTGTGGAGACCAATTCTGTTAGTGATGAGTTTTCCTTTCCTGGTAGTGGCATTAAGGATGCTAATGGCCCAAATTTTAACTTTCCTGGTAACTTCCCAGGGCCAAATAATTTTGGACTCCCACCTCCTGTTCTAGGAAGCACCTTTGTAGAGCCCAGACCACCTCCTCCAATGCCAGCAAATGTATCGAGTGCTCCAGTTGATCCTCAAGGCTTTGGAAACAGCCCTAATAGTTTTGGTGCCCCTCCATCTCCATTTGGAAGTGGTGGTCCCCCTCCATTTGGCAGTGGACCTCCAAATGCAAATATACCACCTAACTTCAACCCAGCCCCTCCGAATATAGGAAGTGGACCAGCAATATTGAATGCACCTCCAGGATTTGGCCCAGGAAACATGGCAGTTAGCGGGCCACCTGGCTTTGTAGCTGGGTCTGCAAAATCAGGGCCAACGGTAATCAGAGTGCAGAATATGCCATTTACTGTTACTGTAGATGAAATACTAGACTTCTTTTATGGCTACCAATTAATCCCTGGGTCTGTATGCTTGAAGTTCAGTGATAAGGGGATGCCCACAGGGGAAGCCATGGTTGCTTTTGAGTCCCGTGATGAGGCTATGGCTGCTGTAGTTGATCTAAATGAAAGACCCATTGGCTCAAGAAAAGTGAAACTCACTTTgggataa